One Methanobacteriales archaeon HGW-Methanobacteriales-1 genomic window carries:
- a CDS encoding fumarate reductase subunit A, translated as MESEFYKCDVLIIGSGGAGCRAAIEVSNHNLKPIIVSKGLSFKSGCTGMAEGGYNAAFAYVDCDDNTEIHYEDTLKGGGFINDPELARILVEESPERLVDLENYGAMFDRQKSGELDQRPFGGQTFRRTCFQGDRTGHEMITALKEEVIRREITALDEIMITALITDEDRKKVQGAVGLSLKDSKIIIFQAKSTILATGGAGQIYPVTSNTVQKGGDGFALAWNAGADLIDMEQVQFHPTGMVYPDSRKGVLVTEAVRGEGGILLDKDGNRFMGKYDPRMELATRDVVARAIYNEIREGRGTENGGVFLDVTHLDPELIEEKLETMILQFQDVGVNIRKEPMEVAPTAHHFMGGVKIDENGHSNVENLFAAGEVTGGVHGANRLGGNALADTQVFGERAGKAAAENALKSDDELNQAFVEKEKKRIEGKIQEGDIPPQQLKKELQEIMWDNVAIIRSEQGLRIALRTISQLEGQLSRMNVPEESKFNRYLQEALEVENMIETAKMVITAAVLRQESRGAHYREDFPETRDDWKKSIVLNRNGKIGLISRA; from the coding sequence GTGGATATAATGCTGCTTTTGCCTATGTGGATTGTGACGACAATACGGAAATTCACTACGAAGACACCCTCAAAGGGGGAGGCTTCATTAATGACCCTGAACTGGCCAGAATCTTGGTGGAAGAATCACCAGAACGGCTGGTGGATCTGGAAAATTATGGAGCCATGTTTGATCGCCAGAAATCTGGAGAACTTGATCAAAGGCCTTTTGGTGGCCAAACATTCAGAAGGACCTGTTTCCAAGGGGACCGGACCGGTCATGAAATGATCACTGCGCTTAAAGAAGAAGTAATTCGCCGGGAAATCACTGCTCTGGATGAGATAATGATCACGGCTCTTATTACTGATGAAGATCGGAAAAAAGTCCAGGGAGCAGTGGGCCTTTCCCTAAAAGATTCTAAAATCATCATCTTCCAGGCCAAATCCACCATACTGGCCACTGGTGGAGCGGGCCAAATTTATCCGGTCACATCAAACACGGTTCAAAAAGGTGGAGATGGTTTTGCTCTGGCCTGGAATGCCGGGGCCGACCTGATTGACATGGAACAAGTACAGTTCCACCCTACAGGGATGGTTTATCCTGATTCCAGGAAGGGAGTTCTGGTTACCGAGGCCGTAAGGGGAGAAGGTGGAATTCTCCTGGATAAAGATGGTAATCGATTCATGGGTAAATATGATCCTCGTATGGAACTGGCCACGCGTGATGTGGTGGCCCGGGCCATTTACAATGAAATTCGAGAAGGAAGAGGTACTGAAAATGGTGGTGTTTTCCTGGATGTCACTCACCTTGATCCTGAACTTATAGAAGAAAAGCTGGAGACTATGATTCTACAATTCCAGGATGTGGGAGTCAATATTCGAAAAGAACCAATGGAAGTAGCTCCTACGGCCCATCACTTCATGGGTGGGGTGAAAATTGATGAAAATGGCCACAGTAATGTGGAAAATCTGTTTGCCGCTGGTGAAGTCACTGGGGGAGTTCACGGTGCCAATCGTCTAGGTGGAAATGCACTGGCTGATACTCAAGTATTTGGGGAAAGGGCTGGTAAAGCAGCCGCTGAAAATGCATTAAAATCTGATGATGAACTGAATCAGGCCTTTGTAGAAAAGGAAAAAAAGAGAATTGAAGGTAAAATTCAGGAAGGGGATATTCCACCTCAACAGCTTAAAAAGGAACTACAAGAAATAATGTGGGATAATGTGGCTATTATACGCAGTGAACAAGGTTTAAGGATAGCTTTGAGAACTATAAGTCAACTAGAAGGACAACTAAGTAGAATGAATGTTCCGGAAGAATCTAAGTTTAATCGCTATCTGCAGGAAGCCTTGGAAGTTGAGAATATGATTGAAACGGCTAAAATGGTTATTACTGCTGCTGTTTTGAGACAGGAAAGTAGGGGTGCCCATTACCGTGAGGATTTCCCTGAAACCCGGGATGACTGGAAAAAGAGCATAGTTTTAAATAGAAATGGGAAGATTGGCCTGATTAGTCGGGCATGA
- a CDS encoding haloacid dehalogenase: MDHLVLFDIDKTLIDRSECHHQAFIYAFKKVYGVDTSVEVINYHGKTDPQIMHEVLLAEGLRENDICPRNNDFLNYLSKYFVANVKYDKIKVMDGGQALLKALENRKVLLGLLTGNIETIAYSKLNHVDLGHYFKLGGFGSDSYYRPNLVLKAIQRAENNFGFVRNKNNVFVVGDTPLDVAAGLKAGILTIGVASGEYSKDELLNSGAHFVLDDLKSKNEFLKIVL; the protein is encoded by the coding sequence ATGGACCACTTAGTACTTTTTGACATTGATAAAACCTTGATTGACCGTTCCGAGTGTCATCATCAGGCATTTATATATGCTTTTAAGAAAGTTTATGGAGTAGATACTTCAGTGGAAGTAATCAACTACCATGGAAAGACAGATCCCCAAATAATGCATGAGGTTTTACTTGCAGAAGGCCTCAGGGAAAATGATATCTGTCCGCGCAACAATGATTTCCTTAATTACCTATCCAAATATTTTGTTGCTAATGTGAAGTATGATAAAATTAAAGTAATGGATGGGGGTCAGGCACTACTAAAAGCGCTTGAAAATCGAAAAGTGTTACTAGGTCTTTTAACAGGAAATATAGAAACTATTGCCTATTCCAAACTCAACCACGTGGACCTAGGCCACTATTTTAAATTAGGAGGATTTGGAAGTGATAGTTATTACCGACCAAATCTGGTCTTAAAGGCCATTCAAAGGGCGGAAAATAATTTTGGGTTTGTGAGAAATAAAAATAATGTTTTTGTGGTGGGTGATACACCTCTGGATGTGGCCGCTGGTTTGAAAGCCGGAATTTTGACCATTGGAGTGGCCAGTGGTGAGTATTCAAAGGATGAATTGCTAAATAGTGGGGCCCATTTTGTTTTAGATGATTTGAAAAGCAAAAATGAGTTTTTAAAAATAGTATTATGA
- a CDS encoding N-ethylammeline chlorohydrolase — METRTILIKNAQILGGKYNKASLLIENDKIIEIDNKIDFNSADKVINAENKILMPGMVNTHTHLSMTLLRGLADDLPLDIWLNEHIWPMESHLNGDYCYAGALLACVEMIKSGTTTFNDMYFFMDNVARAVDESGLRGVLSHGMIDLGDGEKRKAEFKESKRLIEKCHDTAEGRITVAFGPHSPYTCSKELLEGVRKEANKYGNHIHIHVAETEYEVQQVMETHGKRPFEYLDEIGLLGEDVLAAHAVHLSPAEIEIIKKRGVKLSHNPASNMKLASGVSPVQDMLKKGICVSLGTDGAASNNNLDMLEEMKLAALLQKIHNMNPTYLTAQQTFEMATINGADALGMKNNIGTISVGKKADMILLDTKAPHLTPFRHPLSHLVYSARGSDVNTTICNGNILMENREVLSIPEAQIIEMAQNAAEEMLSKN, encoded by the coding sequence ATGGAAACCAGAACTATTTTAATCAAAAACGCCCAAATATTGGGTGGAAAGTATAATAAAGCATCCTTATTGATAGAAAATGATAAAATTATTGAAATTGACAATAAAATTGATTTTAACAGTGCAGATAAAGTTATAAATGCTGAAAATAAGATTTTAATGCCGGGAATGGTCAACACCCATACCCATCTCTCCATGACTTTGCTTAGGGGTTTGGCCGATGATTTACCACTGGATATCTGGTTAAATGAACATATATGGCCTATGGAATCTCATTTAAATGGAGATTACTGTTATGCGGGGGCTCTTCTGGCTTGTGTGGAAATGATAAAATCGGGAACTACTACTTTTAATGACATGTACTTTTTCATGGATAACGTGGCCCGGGCCGTAGACGAATCAGGACTAAGAGGTGTTTTAAGTCACGGAATGATTGATTTAGGTGACGGTGAAAAAAGAAAGGCTGAATTTAAGGAAAGCAAGCGCCTCATTGAAAAATGTCATGACACTGCTGAGGGAAGAATAACTGTGGCATTTGGGCCTCATTCACCATACACTTGTTCTAAAGAACTTTTAGAAGGAGTAAGAAAAGAAGCCAATAAATATGGTAATCATATACACATACATGTAGCTGAAACAGAATATGAAGTTCAACAAGTAATGGAAACCCATGGAAAACGACCATTTGAATATTTAGATGAAATTGGCCTTTTGGGAGAGGATGTTCTGGCCGCTCATGCTGTGCACCTTTCTCCAGCAGAAATAGAAATTATAAAAAAAAGGGGAGTTAAATTATCTCACAATCCAGCTAGTAATATGAAATTAGCTTCCGGAGTTTCACCTGTGCAGGATATGCTTAAAAAAGGAATCTGTGTATCCCTGGGGACCGATGGGGCCGCTTCCAATAACAATTTAGATATGTTAGAAGAGATGAAGCTGGCGGCCTTGTTGCAGAAAATCCATAATATGAATCCTACTTATTTAACTGCCCAGCAAACCTTTGAAATGGCCACTATTAATGGGGCCGATGCTCTGGGAATGAAAAATAATATTGGAACTATTTCAGTGGGTAAAAAGGCAGATATGATTCTCTTAGATACTAAAGCCCCTCATTTAACACCATTTAGACATCCCTTATCCCATCTGGTTTATTCCGCTCGCGGCAGTGATGTAAATACAACCATCTGTAATGGAAATATCTTAATGGAAAATAGAGAAGTTTTAAGCATTCCTGAAGCACAAATAATTGAAATGGCCCAGAATGCTGCTGAAGAGATGCTTTCTAAAAATTAA
- a CDS encoding ATP phosphoribosyltransferase, which yields MKLRVAIPSKGRISEPSVKLLSKAGIGLKDTANRKLFSDTYHPDITVMFTRAADIPEFVADGAADMGITGLDLIEEKNVQIRLLEDLNFGNASLVLAVPEDSPVESLSDIKSGTVVATEFPHLTESYLEKNGINAKIVEMSGSTEIAPFIGVADIITDLTSTGTTLKMNHLKIIDTILDSSIKLIANPKSYNEKKEIIEEVRTGIRGVMDAEGKKLIMLNVDEGNLDQVTQAMPGMTGPTISKVLSSEHVVAVHAVVDEFEVFKLVNQLKKLGARDILVVPIERII from the coding sequence ATGAAACTTAGAGTAGCTATCCCATCTAAGGGAAGAATCAGCGAACCTTCTGTAAAACTTTTATCAAAGGCAGGAATTGGATTAAAAGATACGGCCAATAGAAAACTTTTTTCAGATACTTATCATCCAGACATAACTGTCATGTTTACTCGAGCCGCAGATATACCAGAATTTGTAGCTGATGGAGCAGCAGATATGGGAATAACTGGTTTAGACCTAATTGAAGAAAAAAATGTACAAATAAGGTTACTAGAAGATCTTAATTTTGGAAATGCTAGTTTAGTTTTAGCAGTTCCCGAAGACTCGCCAGTGGAATCATTAAGTGATATAAAATCTGGAACAGTTGTGGCTACAGAGTTTCCTCACCTCACGGAAAGTTATCTGGAAAAAAATGGTATAAATGCTAAAATAGTAGAAATGAGCGGCTCTACTGAGATTGCGCCTTTTATTGGGGTGGCAGATATCATTACTGATCTTACCAGCACTGGAACCACCTTGAAAATGAATCATCTTAAAATAATAGACACTATTCTAGACAGCTCTATTAAATTAATAGCCAATCCTAAAAGTTACAATGAAAAGAAGGAAATAATTGAAGAAGTCCGCACGGGAATTAGGGGTGTAATGGATGCTGAAGGTAAAAAGCTCATTATGCTTAATGTGGATGAAGGAAATCTGGATCAAGTAACTCAGGCCATGCCGGGTATGACTGGACCTACTATATCTAAGGTGCTTTCTAGTGAGCATGTAGTAGCTGTTCATGCTGTGGTTGATGAATTTGAAGTTTTTAAACTGGTCAATCAACTTAAAAAATTAGGGGCCCGGGATATTCTGGTGGTACCCATAGAAAGAATAATTTAA
- the leuS gene encoding leucine--tRNA ligase, with translation MKKNVESKWQKKWDETKVFQSDPDDREKLFLTVAYPYPSGAMHIGHGRTYTVPDVYARFKRMQGYNVLFPMAWHVTGAPVIGIAKRIQRRDPWTMDIYQNIHKVPEEELEKFTDPEYIVKYFSSEYHDVMEHMGYSIDWRREFRTTDPSYQKFIEWQIRQLKDKDYVIQGAHPVKYCGECENPVGDHDLLEGEGVGINELTLLKFKIDGYYLVPATFRPETIYGATNLWLNPEAEYLKVKTEGEEWLISKEAYDNLSQQTDLEIIENVDPQPLIGRMVKNIVTGEEHPILPASFVDPEYGSGVVFSVPGHAPADYIALQDLKNNPELLKKYGLEEIVEKIQPLNVITLKGYGKFPAQELIEKLGVKNQNDPKLQEATNELYKQEHAKGVMSEHITNYSGRKVSVARDEISAQLREIGQASSMYDFAERPVICRCGNRCVVKIMEDQWFMKYSDEEWKNETRNTLEKMKMVPEEVRANFKYYIGWLHDWACSRRIGLGTKIPWDPQWIIEPLTDSSIYMSYYTIAKYLREMNPEHLNDEFFSQVFLNKASDVKIEESLLNEIKDEFNYWYPLDWRLSAKDLIGNHLTFHIFHHAAIFPEDKRPKGIVVFGMGLLEGHKMSSSKGNVILLSDAISNHGADVVRLFLMSAAEPWQDFDWREKEVKGTKRRLEWFVEFAQKVEEIHSGPLYINEVGTESDIVPKNFISKWMLGQLNLRIKDATEALEGFQTRKAVQDSLFLLKKDLDHYFHRIKSNLDDEEQVPEISFVLATVLEAWIRLLAPFTPHTSEELWEKYGGEGFVCEAPWPQYNPDLVDEKVQKAEEIIQGLVKDISEIKKIVDVKPEKIHVYLAPEWKWNVFDIAREVGRPDIGRIMGQSVQQNVHDDKKEIADFAKKISREMTRIKYVGHLDEYQILSDSVDYISGEVGAEVIIHQNADYDPEAKAKNAMPYKPAIFME, from the coding sequence TTGAAAAAGAATGTGGAGAGTAAATGGCAAAAGAAATGGGATGAAACAAAAGTATTTCAATCAGATCCAGACGATAGAGAAAAATTATTCTTAACTGTGGCCTATCCTTATCCCAGTGGGGCCATGCACATCGGACACGGCAGAACTTACACTGTTCCTGATGTTTATGCACGTTTTAAAAGAATGCAAGGATATAATGTGCTATTTCCCATGGCTTGGCACGTTACTGGAGCCCCAGTTATTGGAATAGCCAAGCGTATACAGCGCCGAGACCCTTGGACCATGGATATTTACCAGAACATTCATAAGGTTCCAGAAGAGGAACTGGAAAAGTTCACTGATCCAGAATATATTGTAAAATATTTCAGTAGTGAATATCATGATGTCATGGAACATATGGGTTATTCTATAGACTGGAGAAGAGAATTTAGAACTACTGATCCTTCTTATCAAAAATTTATTGAATGGCAGATTCGCCAGCTCAAAGACAAAGACTATGTAATACAGGGTGCACACCCGGTAAAGTACTGTGGCGAGTGTGAAAATCCCGTAGGAGATCACGATCTTCTGGAAGGAGAAGGTGTGGGAATTAATGAATTAACCCTTCTTAAATTTAAAATAGATGGATATTACTTGGTTCCGGCCACATTCCGACCAGAAACAATTTATGGTGCCACCAACCTCTGGCTAAATCCAGAAGCAGAATATTTGAAGGTGAAAACCGAGGGAGAAGAATGGTTAATAAGTAAAGAAGCTTATGACAATCTTTCTCAACAGACAGATCTGGAAATAATCGAAAATGTGGATCCTCAGCCTCTGATTGGCCGCATGGTAAAAAATATTGTTACTGGTGAGGAACACCCCATTCTACCTGCCAGTTTTGTAGATCCAGAATATGGAAGTGGTGTGGTCTTTTCCGTACCTGGGCATGCTCCAGCAGATTATATTGCCCTTCAAGATCTTAAAAACAACCCAGAACTTCTTAAAAAATATGGCCTGGAAGAAATTGTGGAAAAAATCCAACCTCTGAATGTGATAACTCTAAAAGGTTACGGAAAATTCCCTGCTCAGGAATTAATTGAAAAGTTGGGTGTTAAAAATCAAAATGATCCCAAACTACAGGAAGCCACCAATGAGCTTTACAAACAGGAACATGCTAAGGGAGTTATGAGTGAGCATATAACCAATTATAGTGGGCGTAAAGTCTCGGTAGCCCGTGATGAAATAAGTGCCCAGCTCCGAGAAATTGGCCAGGCCAGTTCCATGTATGATTTTGCTGAAAGACCAGTTATTTGCCGCTGTGGAAACCGTTGTGTAGTTAAAATAATGGAAGACCAGTGGTTCATGAAGTATTCTGATGAAGAATGGAAAAATGAAACCCGAAACACTTTGGAAAAGATGAAGATGGTTCCTGAGGAAGTTCGTGCCAATTTCAAATATTATATTGGGTGGTTACATGATTGGGCCTGTTCCCGTAGAATCGGACTGGGAACCAAAATTCCCTGGGATCCTCAGTGGATAATAGAACCGCTGACCGATTCCAGTATTTACATGTCGTACTATACCATTGCCAAATACCTGAGGGAAATGAATCCTGAGCATTTAAATGATGAATTTTTCTCTCAAGTATTCTTAAATAAAGCCAGTGATGTGAAAATAGAAGAAAGTCTTTTAAATGAAATAAAAGATGAGTTTAACTACTGGTATCCGCTGGATTGGAGATTATCAGCTAAGGATCTAATTGGAAATCACCTTACTTTCCACATATTCCACCATGCAGCCATATTTCCAGAAGATAAAAGGCCAAAAGGAATTGTTGTATTTGGAATGGGCCTCTTAGAAGGCCATAAAATGTCATCATCTAAAGGAAATGTAATACTCCTCTCAGATGCTATTAGCAATCACGGAGCCGACGTGGTAAGACTCTTTTTAATGTCTGCTGCCGAACCATGGCAGGACTTTGATTGGAGAGAAAAAGAGGTCAAAGGAACCAAGAGACGGCTGGAATGGTTCGTAGAATTTGCTCAGAAAGTGGAGGAGATTCACAGCGGCCCACTCTACATCAATGAAGTGGGAACTGAATCAGATATTGTTCCAAAGAACTTCATCAGCAAATGGATGCTGGGGCAATTAAATTTAAGAATTAAAGATGCCACTGAAGCATTAGAAGGATTTCAGACCAGGAAAGCTGTTCAAGATTCACTTTTCCTCCTTAAAAAGGATCTGGATCATTATTTCCACCGAATTAAATCTAATCTGGATGATGAGGAACAAGTTCCTGAAATTTCATTTGTTCTGGCCACTGTTCTGGAAGCATGGATTCGATTACTGGCCCCATTCACTCCACACACATCAGAAGAGCTTTGGGAGAAATATGGTGGAGAAGGATTTGTTTGCGAAGCCCCATGGCCCCAATATAATCCAGATTTGGTAGATGAAAAGGTTCAAAAAGCTGAAGAAATCATCCAAGGACTGGTTAAAGACATTTCAGAGATTAAAAAAATTGTGGATGTTAAACCCGAAAAAATACATGTCTATCTGGCCCCAGAATGGAAATGGAATGTGTTCGACATAGCTCGAGAAGTTGGAAGGCCAGATATAGGTCGAATAATGGGCCAATCTGTACAGCAAAATGTCCATGATGATAAAAAGGAAATTGCCGATTTTGCTAAAAAAATCAGCCGCGAAATGACTCGTATTAAGTACGTGGGTCACCTGGATGAGTATCAAATACTTTCTGATTCTGTGGACTACATCTCTGGAGAAGTAGGAGCTGAGGTCATTATTCATCAGAACGCAGACTATGATCCCGAAGCTAAGGCCAAAAATGCCATGCCCTACAAGCCAGCCATTTTCATGGAATAA
- a CDS encoding divalent-cation tolerance protein CutA produces MFALIYITTSSEDESTIIGEKLVSERLVGCANIISDIKSFYWWQGNLEKDQESILLVKSLVSKVDDIIKRVKELHSYENPAIVALPIINGSKDYLNWLKEEIETEN; encoded by the coding sequence ATGTTTGCCTTGATTTATATTACCACTTCCAGTGAAGATGAATCTACCATAATAGGAGAAAAATTAGTTTCTGAAAGACTGGTTGGATGTGCTAACATAATCAGTGACATTAAATCATTTTACTGGTGGCAGGGAAATCTAGAAAAAGACCAGGAGTCTATTTTATTAGTTAAAAGTCTGGTAAGTAAGGTTGATGACATTATAAAAAGAGTAAAAGAGTTGCACAGCTATGAAAACCCGGCTATAGTAGCTTTACCCATAATAAACGGTTCAAAAGATTATTTGAATTGGTTGAAAGAAGAAATAGAAACTGAAAATTGA
- a CDS encoding NAD(+) synthetase: MENKGIPVLNTEKAIEKMEEFIKIKVNESGTSGIVLGLSGGIDSTIVAYLSQKALGASNVLGLIMPSETTSSEDVEHAEVIAKLLGIEYEIIHIDHLIEPFYDLCSHESNELARANLKARIRMMVLYYHSNSLNRLVAGTGNLSELLVGYFTKYGDGGVDILPIGDLYKTHVREVGKSLEVPSEIIEKPPTAGLWPGQTDEEELGMEYAVLDEILHLMVDKSLENDIIAEKINLPISEIQRIRKLVKNSQHKICSPEIPPLR, translated from the coding sequence ATGGAAAATAAAGGAATTCCCGTTTTAAATACAGAAAAAGCCATTGAAAAAATGGAAGAATTTATAAAAATAAAAGTGAATGAGTCTGGAACATCCGGAATTGTTCTGGGCCTTAGTGGAGGTATAGACTCCACCATAGTAGCTTATTTATCTCAAAAAGCATTAGGAGCTTCCAATGTGCTGGGACTTATAATGCCCAGTGAAACTACCTCTTCAGAGGATGTAGAGCACGCGGAAGTAATTGCTAAACTACTGGGAATTGAATATGAAATAATTCATATAGACCATTTGATCGAACCTTTTTATGATTTATGTTCCCATGAATCCAATGAGCTTGCTCGAGCCAATTTAAAAGCCAGAATAAGAATGATGGTTCTTTATTACCATTCCAATTCATTGAATAGACTAGTGGCGGGCACTGGTAACCTCAGTGAATTACTGGTAGGTTACTTCACCAAATACGGAGATGGTGGGGTGGACATATTACCTATTGGAGATTTATACAAGACTCACGTACGAGAAGTGGGCAAAAGCCTAGAAGTTCCGTCCGAAATAATTGAAAAACCTCCCACCGCAGGTTTATGGCCTGGTCAGACCGATGAAGAAGAGCTAGGGATGGAGTATGCTGTTCTGGACGAAATTCTTCATTTAATGGTTGATAAATCATTAGAAAATGATATAATTGCTGAGAAAATTAATTTACCAATTTCTGAAATTCAAAGAATAAGAAAGCTAGTAAAAAACTCCCAACATAAAATTTGCTCCCCTGAAATACCTCCCTTGCGATAG
- a CDS encoding arsenic-transporting ATPase translates to MAFKDLFKFNKGKTTFVFVGGKGGVGKTTVSAATALWMAKSGKKTLVISTDPAHSLGDSLEQEIGHYPTPVVENLFAVEVDPEVAMEQYQAKMQEQQASNPGMGMDMLQDQMDMASMAPGIDETAAFDIFMQYMTTDEYDIVIFDTAPTGHTLRLLSFPEMMDSWVGKMITIRRQVGSMAKAFKNIMPFMGDEEEEDKALEDMEVTKKRIREARDVMADPNRTSFKMVIIPEEMSIYESERAMAALEKYNMHSDGVIVNQVLPEVTDCEFCEARRNLQQKRLKMIEEKFSDQLVAEIPLLKEEAKGLESLEKVAEMLYGQPNA, encoded by the coding sequence ATGGCATTTAAAGATCTATTTAAATTCAACAAAGGAAAAACAACATTTGTATTTGTTGGAGGTAAAGGAGGAGTGGGAAAAACTACTGTTTCTGCCGCTACCGCTTTATGGATGGCCAAATCTGGCAAAAAAACTCTAGTAATATCCACTGACCCGGCACACTCCCTGGGAGATTCACTGGAACAAGAAATTGGACATTATCCAACTCCTGTGGTTGAAAACCTTTTTGCTGTGGAAGTGGACCCGGAAGTGGCCATGGAACAATATCAGGCAAAAATGCAGGAACAACAAGCTTCAAATCCTGGAATGGGAATGGACATGCTCCAGGACCAAATGGACATGGCCTCCATGGCACCAGGAATCGATGAAACTGCTGCTTTTGATATTTTCATGCAGTACATGACTACTGACGAGTACGACATTGTGATATTTGACACTGCTCCAACTGGACACACACTTAGACTACTTTCCTTCCCAGAAATGATGGACTCCTGGGTAGGAAAAATGATTACTATAAGGAGACAAGTGGGAAGTATGGCTAAGGCCTTTAAAAACATCATGCCATTCATGGGTGATGAAGAAGAGGAAGATAAGGCCTTAGAAGATATGGAAGTAACCAAAAAGAGAATCAGAGAAGCAAGAGATGTTATGGCTGACCCTAACAGGACTTCATTCAAAATGGTTATTATTCCAGAAGAAATGTCCATCTACGAGTCTGAAAGAGCAATGGCAGCACTTGAAAAATACAACATGCACTCTGATGGGGTTATTGTAAATCAGGTCTTACCAGAAGTTACAGATTGTGAGTTCTGTGAAGCTCGAAGAAACTTACAACAAAAGAGACTCAAAATGATTGAGGAGAAATTCTCTGATCAGCTGGTAGCTGAAATTCCATTACTCAAAGAAGAAGCCAAAGGTTTGGAATCATTAGAAAAAGTTGCTGAAATGTTATATGGTCAACCAAATGCTTAA
- a CDS encoding methylenetetrahydromethanopterin dehydrogenase (catalyzes the reduction of methenyltetrahydromethanopterin to methylenetetrahydromethanopterin): protein MKISVYGAGNQDLYVNQLKLPEKYGGVPPYGGSRMAIEYAQAGHDVYLAEPNREMLSDEHWKIVEDAGVKITSDDAEAAKHAEIAVLFTPFGKKTFEVAKEITKHIPENGIIANTCTVSPIVLYYVLERELRKDRKDIGIASLHPAAVPGTPQHGHYVIGGHSSSDLDIATEEQIQKCVQLAESCGKDAYIVPADVSSAVADMGSLVTAVTLSGVLDYYYVGTQIIKAPEEMVEKQILMTLQTIASLVETSGVNGMLKAINPELLIKSAKSMHLSEEQEELDAALRTLEKLDDNVHKWVQKGTIQPTNLVAAQALANELQNLMGGMAAEGTIRRCMRKMFE from the coding sequence ATGAAAATTTCAGTATATGGTGCAGGAAATCAGGATCTTTATGTAAACCAACTTAAATTACCAGAAAAATACGGTGGAGTACCTCCTTATGGCGGAAGTAGAATGGCCATAGAATATGCTCAGGCAGGACACGATGTTTACTTAGCTGAACCAAATAGAGAAATGTTAAGTGATGAGCATTGGAAAATTGTGGAGGATGCAGGGGTCAAAATAACTTCTGACGATGCAGAAGCAGCTAAACATGCAGAAATCGCTGTTCTTTTCACTCCATTTGGTAAAAAAACCTTTGAAGTTGCTAAAGAAATCACAAAACACATTCCTGAAAATGGGATCATAGCCAACACATGTACTGTTTCTCCCATAGTATTATACTATGTATTAGAACGTGAACTGAGAAAAGACAGGAAAGACATAGGAATAGCTTCCCTGCACCCGGCAGCAGTGCCTGGAACTCCTCAACACGGGCACTATGTTATTGGTGGACATTCCTCCAGTGATTTGGATATTGCTACTGAAGAACAAATACAAAAATGTGTGCAACTAGCTGAAAGCTGTGGAAAAGACGCTTATATTGTTCCAGCAGATGTATCTTCAGCAGTAGCCGATATGGGATCTTTGGTGACCGCAGTAACCCTATCTGGTGTTCTTGATTACTACTACGTGGGTACTCAGATTATTAAGGCTCCAGAAGAAATGGTAGAAAAACAAATTTTAATGACCTTACAGACCATTGCCTCTCTGGTAGAAACCTCTGGTGTTAATGGAATGCTGAAAGCCATAAACCCTGAACTTCTAATTAAGAGTGCTAAATCCATGCACTTATCAGAGGAACAAGAAGAACTGGATGCTGCTTTAAGAACTCTGGAAAAACTGGATGATAATGTGCATAAATGGGTGCAAAAAGGAACTATTCAACCAACTAATCTAGTGGCTGCCCAGGCCCTGGCCAATGAATTGCAGAATTTAATGGGTGGAATGGCTGCGGAAGGTACCATCCGAAGATGTATGCGGAAAATGTTTGAATAA
- a CDS encoding cupin domain-containing protein has translation MIIKDIKTAKYFETVDGTFICELLHPDRENAEIKMNCSIAHAILRPGESSHPHRLKKSSEVYFILEGKGLMYIGDEKAVLEPGQSVYIPPGEIQFIKNISDVELKFLCMVSPPWSKEDDEICLE, from the coding sequence ATGATTATAAAAGATATAAAAACTGCGAAATACTTTGAAACGGTGGATGGAACATTTATTTGTGAATTATTACATCCTGATCGCGAAAATGCAGAAATAAAAATGAATTGTAGTATAGCGCATGCTATTTTGAGGCCTGGAGAGTCTTCCCACCCGCACCGGTTGAAAAAATCTTCTGAAGTTTATTTCATACTTGAAGGAAAAGGTTTGATGTATATTGGGGATGAAAAAGCAGTTTTAGAACCAGGACAGTCGGTTTACATTCCTCCGGGTGAAATACAATTTATAAAAAATATTTCCGATGTTGAATTGAAGTTTTTATGTATGGTTTCCCCTCCCTGGAGCAAGGAAGACGATGAAATCTGTTTAGAATAA